TTATTAAATATCAGTTTAAAAACTAAGCTGATTAGAATTATATAAGGAAACTAACCTGTGAGTCCACACTGAGAAAATCCCAGACTTCTATGCAGCTTGAAACAATCGGAATTTGAAGAAGGCTCTGTATATTAACAAGTAGTGTTATGATGGTGTGGCTTTTGTTAACTAAACTTCATGTGCAGGTTCCTTATCATAGATCATGATCTAACAGAAAATGCTTCCTCCAAGATCAGAGTAACATATGCAACAGAAAaacaaacccaaaaaaaaagaaaagtggaATCTCACTAATGCTTAAGCACAGCACACCCCTTTATATCCCTACGCTGAAACAAAGAAAATGCCCGTTTCTTGCAAGATGCTCTGCAACTTGATAGCTcctgatgaagctaatcttaaTCTATTACACAGATTTAGTAGGCTCAACAAATGAATTTTTGTTTAGAAATCTCCATGCTTAAAACTCAAGCTTTAGCGAAACTTGGAGAGAAATTGAAATTAACTAGAGTCCCTTCAAATAGCACAAGAAATACCTTCAGATATATGTCAAGCAGCTTGCATCTCTCTCGAACAACAGGAACCTCTAAACCTGATGAGAGAAAGTGTTTTGGAGGCAAATGAAGATTGTACTGGAAATACTCTTTCAAACGTCGATGCAGCTCTTCGAAATGACGAAACCTAATCAACAGCAACCAGTGAGAGCAAGCCATGCACTTGGAAAGAAAACAAATAGCACATTTGAAAATATCTGCTGTGGCTCATTAAACAATAAAAACCAAAACACATCTACCTCCTCTTGATGGACCAACTATTCCCATTGGCATCAGTCACAGAAATAGAATACACAGCAAACATGCCAGACCCACTTTTCACAATGCTAGCTCCTACCACCTGAGTAAGGAAATCTGATAAAAGATCTGTGCCAGCAATAGTTATCAAGATCAAAGTAAGTTAAAGTGAAGATACATTACCTCGCAACTTAACTTCAGATAAGAATCTTGTAGCACATTGGCACCACCATAATTTGAAGAATAAGAAGAGTCAGTTGATGCCAAGGAAAAAGTTGAAGAATTTGCACTACTAAACATTCTAGCCATATTTTCTGACTCAGTATCCTCAACTAATTCATCTGTCTTTGAATCATTTGCAGATGCATTTAGTATGTCCAAATCATCCCCAACCGAGAAAGAGGATCTATCTACTTCTTGCCAGATGGGAGGCTTTTGAGCATTTGACCTCGACCTTTTTCTTCCTGAAGAAGTTCTCGACATTTTCAGTTTTCCCACATGACTTCTATTCTTCTTTGCTCTATGGAAACCAGAAGACTCAAGTGGGTGATGTATATGTGATGAGGTGGCATTTCCTTTACTTTTGCTTTCCCATACTCGGGTAACAGGAGAATCAAGTCCAGTCACATTGGTGAGTTCATCATCCTCAGTGGCATACGAACTCTCACTCTCTACTCCAAAGTCTTCTTGTCCAGCATGTTCTGCAATTTCTGCAGATAGGCTTTTCGGCATGTGGTTGGTGCCATTTGAATATGTAGGTGCAGTTGATTGTCTTATCAAGCGCTGGTCCTCGGATTGAGATAAAAGTGCTTGCCTTTGAGAAATCGAAGTGCTGCATGGAATCGGCTGCTGTCCTGAAGAACTCAAGCGTAGTGAATCGGATCCAATAGGTGCTTTTGCATTATGTTTTGCATTTTCGAATTTGTAATTCTTTCCCTTTGTCCACATATTCTCAAGGTGCTCAGGTGCTAGAGCTTGATGTGTTCGCTGGGAGCTAATACCCAAGGGTTGTGCATGCTCTCTCCCACGACTATTGGGAGATGCTCTGTCACTGCTTCTGGAATGTAAAGAAAAACCATTACCCGAAGCAATGTGGGAAGTGGAAGGTAAACTTGTCGACTCAAGCGGATGCAAACTACCAACCAAAGAAGCATTAGAGGATTCTAGTTTTAGATTAGATGGATTTTTACTTCTGCTGGGTTGAATATCTGATGCTGTATTGGACTGACCCTGATGAAATGGAACGAGTTCAACACCAGGACTCGAGTGATCTATTAGTGCAGAAAGTTCATCTATAGAGGGCATAGAAAGTTCCCTTTGCTTAACAGTTGTAGCATCCTCCATTGATTCTTCAACTCCTTTCTCCAACTTGTTGGCACGTGAAAGAGCCAACGATTCAATTCTTTCATTTATAAACCTGCAAATTTAACATTTCAGTATTGTGTCAATAAAAAAATATCGTATGGACTAAGGCAGTGAGTTAATACCTTGGATTTGCTAAGTTCATGACAGGTCTCAAGACTGCACAAGCAAGAAGTTCTCGCGCTGTGCACCGGAAGAAAGTACACTGTAGATCTTGAGGCTTCACTGTGATTGAGATCAACCCATCAGCAAGACTTTGTAATACCTAGTAGAAGAGAAAGGAAACAGATATCAGTACTATCAGATGAGCTTAGATGCTTACAAAAATACACAGCCCATAGCAAGAAACATATTACCATGGTGATCAACTCACAAACAATCCTATATAGGCGTGCTGTGAAAGTGATATAAGACGTGACTGAACAATGTAAAATGCAATATCTCATAAACTAATTATGTAACAAATTGCTATGAGTGTTTAATTTCTATATATTGGACATGTACTTACTCATGGAAATCTCATTCTACTCCCGCACAATATGATAGAAAATATATATCATCATTTATCAATGATGAAATGAAACATTTCGAAAAGAACCTAGTAGCCAATTAGCTAACAATGCTCTAGGCATTTAACGATCGTGTAATATGTGCTAAGTTCTACATGTATAACAAGCATTTGCTTATGTATATTCAGATCGGCTCAATCCTGAATTCTGGATGGAGTGGTGCTGAAATCGGGGAACTCTGGCCTCATCTAGTGCCATGTTTTGCACACAGATTTATTTTAGAGGTGACTTCATAAGATATATGTTGACCTAGCAGCATTCAACATGTTAACACAACATACCAAATGCATGGATCCAACAACATGCTTAGCTGGGTATAGTGCAAATATATATGAAATAAATTCTAGCAAAATTTGAAGTGAGAATGCATGGACCTTATGACTTATGGCTCAAGATAAAGAGAAAAATGGGAAGTGTTTATGGTAGTAATTAAACATAACCAAACCACCAGGCAAAGTACTTCATCGAATTGCCACACTGAATAAGTTAGACACCAAAAGAACCTACTAAAAGCAAGAACTGAAAATTTCACCATCCACAATGTCTTACCTTGTATTCGGCATTGGCTGAAAATAAAGCAGGATGCAACTTGTTTTCAGCTATAAGGGTCATTTTCAGTTCAGCATCACGACGCTCTGATGGTAGGTTCACAAACTTCTCTTTTCCAATCTTGGCTTGACAGAAATGATAGCGTTCCAAACTATTGCAAATAAGATCAACCAAATCTCTGGAACAGGCAGAGAAGGTTTTAATGTAAGATATCCAATGTTCTGAAAACATTACATTGCATATGCATTTATTGGCTAAAAACAAAGATTTTTCTACCTGGTTAGCAGACTGATAAGGTCAACATTTCTTGCCCGGACTGAAATCTCCCCCAGGACAGTATTAACTACGGCGATGAGTTCCTCTGGACCTTCCTTGTCAGGTGTTACACGGGAGTACCACAGATCTGTTACCCATTCTGTGACAAGGTGCCTTGAGAACTGTTCAAATGCTGCTTCAACTGGAGGTGAATTAACCTTGCTCCTCCAATCAGATTTTCCATCCTTTTCAGTCAGAAGGACTTTCTTTAACTCAGTGCTCTTCATTTTTACAAGTGGACGACTGATGTCCTGATCTGTGCTAGCTGTGCTCTTTCTACGGAGGTCATAGTCAAGTGATATGTAGCGAAATAAAATAATCAGAGCTGTGGCAAATggcaggttaaaccatactgacGAGCTCGTCACTGCAATAGGGGAAATCAATTGTTCAGCGAAGCTATAACAAGGTGAAACATTTTGTATGTCTGCAATACGAATTTGTCTAAAAACATAACCCTTCTATCACTTTAAGAAAACACATTTCAAATTTGTATGTGTTTCTTCAGGTCTTGCTAGCATATTTCCTAGGATCATCATGCATAATGACTGGAGAGTCTTGATCAATTAATCATGCAAGTTGACGGTCTCAGAGTCCATGAGACCATGAGAGAAGGGAGTTGTCTAGAATCAGATGCAAGTGCCATCAGTATTGTGCATTTCAGCAACAGAATCCATACTCTTATGAAAATAACTTGTAATGTATGCAAGAAATTAGTAACAGACCGCACTGGCAAAGCCTCTGCTCATACAATTATCACTAAAATTCTTTAGGTTGTATGTAAGTGACCGATCATCTAATATGAAAACAACATGCCCAAGGACAAGTCTAATCTAATGTACCAATAAGTGCTCAATGCTGCAGACTAGACCATGGCAGGAAGCCAGGAACAAACCAACAACACAACTCCACAGACAAGTTAAAAAGGTTTTTTAAAAATCGGTGTCTGGGAACATTAATTAACAAGAACACAAAGTATGATTCCCAATTGAAGCAATGAGCAACCAACATAAACCCTAATCACGGCACTACCGTCCGAGAAATGCATCGCCAGAATCGCCGACGCGCACCTATCCCACTGAGCAGCGAAGCCCGGAGCTGGTAGCTACTGGATTCGGATCTCGTAGAACTCACGGGACATGAGGAACGCGAGCCCGAAGGcgaagacgaggagcaggacGGCCCGCTTCTTCCCCTCCTCCGCGAGGTCCCGCAGCGTCTGCGCCCTCGGCGCGCCCGCGgccccggccgccgtcgccatcgccggcaGCTCCTCCGCGCGGCGGCCTGCGGTCTGGCgggggaggacgcggcggcgacggtgggaGGGGCCGCCGGCCTGGTTCTTTTTGTTTCGGGGGAGACTGTACGGCCGGCCGGTCAGGTGGTGGCGTTTTCGGGGCGCCCGAAAGCATTTCCGTCTCTTGCCATTTTACCATTGTTTTAATAAATATTTCTGCTCTGCTTTTAAACCACTCGAATTTCTAAAAGGATCCGGTACCTTCGAAGTTCAAAGTGAGCTGGAGCCTGGAGCTGGTTCTGATTAATTCAAAACAGTATCGTGTGAGGCCTTATTTAGATGTATAAAATTTTAggtgtaaagtactgtagcGCTTTCATTTgcatttgataattattgtcccgtcatggattaattaggtttaaaagattcgtttcgcaaattatagataaactgtgtaattagttattttatttagctacatttaatatttcatgcatgcgttgaaaaattcgatgtgatgggaaatcttataaagttttgaaattttgaatggcACTAATCGAGACTTTTAGTTTACCCCAACGGCCCAATTGTTTTTTTAAAGAGTTACTTAAATTCAAAAGTATACTTTTCAAATAAAAGTCTAATAAACCGCAAGTATGCATAAAAAATGATTTGTAAACCGCAAGCTCTGATGTTCTAGAAAGTCGAGTGGTCCGCGGAACAAATTCGAGCGTGCACGTGTCATGGACCCGGCCACGGCTACGACTCCGCGACGTTCCGTCCATTCGGGAACGATGCTGCcctgtggatttgattgggattgCCCTCCCTGCATTTCGTGAACGGAAGCGCCCAGCTCTGCTCAGCCTATGGCGACGTTTTGTCTAGAGGTGCCTCAAATCGGCATCAATTGGCTCTGCTTGGATTCGAGAATCGAGAGCGCAAGCAAGTTCAGTTCAGAGTTCACCATGGGCCATGGGCGATGGGCCATGGCCTCGCAAAACAGAGACGGAGACGGTCATGGGCTAACTGGGCCGCAGGACCGTTGGGTGGGgcctttttctatttttatatttttaaaaacgttttttacataaatatatttttggttcacaatttacagttctataccctGCGGTGCAGgtggtagggacctatatgtaattaaaatttgagttctattgcatggaggcccctaccgcccggtggaggggcggcaggcaggccgaccgcccggcaagggggcggcaggctacccccaatataaaagctgagGTCTTCCcacacctgcatttgcagcaaacaacatccatagagggaaaaggagagacgtggggtgagggagggagttgcaacagcAAAGTCCTGCCGGATTTTAGATCCGAACCGCAGATAACCaaatttctcaactttgtcatcctaaattttttgtatttttaattctGTGATTAGTGTTTTTTATAATTGTAACcgcttagggttcggattagtggttataattgaagccgtaccatggttttagaaactggtttaattaaaattaagtctttgaatggccagatatgtcgagcaaggtggcgtttcaagttcattacggtgatttctatagaattactcgtgATTCCTATAGAGTAAATATATCATCACTGGAacgaagacagtgcagtctagataaacccctagagaggagttttggttccatacgcaaatggcttcacgggaagttcaatgtgaatccaaagactcatttgcttacggttcataccgtgacttcctgggaaacaaatgaggatttctgggagttgacgcttataagtagtacggaagaatggaaacattacatgcacgcagctcttcaaagagggtggcctcttgcaatggtaattcagattcaccaaaaggtcggtgatttaggtgaaggatcaacacacacaacatatgACTAGAATGAAgagttggaagaggataaagaagaagagaacgtaCAAGCTCCtgaaccagaaccagaaccagaaccacaaggtttagcagattgtcgggtaccacgattagggacaccctaattggggtactaaggtcaccctaaaaaacgcaaacacatgttaggcgactgagcccacgaaggcccacggcctccttccaatccggaagaaagcaaaggactcaaagaagctcagcatgcggcccattcgcacccccctcggacccgctcccgccatcccggacgctgtggcagcactgtggaaactgtggaacctgcgacgcgggacgagacggGCTCGGCACTGTTCCCATTACTATTCTGTCAACTCCGGCCAttcggactccacctcatcacacgtatggccccggacccgcctcctgctcggggaggggtccggtgtcgccacgcgcCCCCTCGGAGAGGGGTGCccagcactagcagccggaggcctggacctccccctcgaggggtccgggacctccacgtgactcccggacctccttagtgcatACGAcagcactccgtccagggggtccgggaccgccacgcGCCCTGCTACCGCTGGTGCACATATATATGCAacaccctgacctgcagggcccacggaacgccatcaagccacatctggaggactgtacaccctacagcaacgaccacgccgcctgttGGGGTTGGCAAGACACCGGCGCGATCTTCGCGAGGTCAAGGACGACGCCCAGCACGACCACCATgcccgacgccataccccacagtgtgcTTCCCACAGTACTCGACTGTTGTATCCCCACAGCTTGGGgagaaacgacgacttccgcgatccctccttgtgtctataaaaggaggcgggcttcccttAAGGGGGTCGGTCGGCTCTCTAGGCATTACATCGCTCGCAGAGCACACACTCGCTCCTAGCCCCAACATCGCCACTCGCCACACTCAGCTTCTcccctagcagagacttgggagcctccctccctctctcgcctcgcttgtaccccctactacaagcactccgggtgcaagataatacagtgccctcgcacaccctcttgctggacgtacggtcccgcggccggaaccaggataaacccgtgcgttactgtgttgcctcttgcatcaacatatgggacgaggaaacacacagcatttactagttgggatccggacccccgggtcgggacaccgacagttggcgcgccaggtaggggcggctgcgtgacattttctctcttgttcccatttgatctccagggatggcgggcagatccaacccattccccatgggcgtctcggatccgctcctagcgggatacgtgatctggttcgggagtctcgagttcagagcaaccggcaatggttacctcatggagctcctctcgcccaaacgcaaccccgtcactcagacttcaccagcccggcgcgacaggcgctcgggccagtaTTCGCGACAAGCATGCGCGGAGCGGCgccgtgcggcacgccacagctcccccatgtgggttgaggctggcatgtcgcaactcagcatcgcggccaacggggccaccgcttcgaCATCACACGCCACGGCGTCGTCTGCACCGACACCATCATCTGCTGCAgcaccagtgcctcccagggggctcgacctcgccgtcaccctttcccttcgggatgcgccacgctgccacctacgcctcttcaatcagcactaacttcaccgagtatgatgatctgccgggtcatcatcttctgttgatccacaacctcatcgcgtcgtctcctgacgaatcctacacCGAAATGGCGagttcgatcgccgacgacatcaacttcttcatgaacaacttcatggccgaggaggccgaggactactccggggtccgcgaccccgacgcattCCGCTCGTTCAAGCTCGCGACGGCttattgcctcacctgctctgaggactccaATGAGGGGGAGTAcaatcccactcgggagtgcttcatggccaatcttgcggacgagcaaaacgacaacgcgGTGGTGCCACCTAcggcaccttcttcttcgtcaagctcggcggcgcgacaagcaCAGCTAGCACAactcaaagagcttcaagccaacCTCGATGAGCAACGCCGGCAGACACAGGAGCTACGCACCGCACTTGAGCAGCAGCGCACCAcgcgtggtgcacatgcccaaGCGGCGGCacgcgttgcccgggagcgcatcctggccgatgACAATGTCGACAAACCTTCGGAACTGAAGACGTCCGGCGAAAAACTTGTCgttgcggcctacctactccaagccatgcccgagccatcgacgccttcgggtcacaacctgcgccgcgaggcacaggcgctcatcgagcaagctgccgtgcagcaggccgagagctctgcgtctcgcattcGCTCGAAAGCCCAgagcagcccggtgggactgcacgctaggaccacgaggcttcggtgcacactccactagcagggaagggcaaggcagccgtagcgcccagtgcgaaggcaccctcggtgcacgaccgcatcggaaaggctcccgcaagggagcgactccacgacacgcgcgggcacgctgatgacggcgacgcccgctacatcGTCGGCGGCAGGaaatacacccctcgacgggggtGGACGTTTCGACCCCGTgcacgacaggggcgagtcaccggagcctccgggctcTTGGGTGTTtagccgggagattcgtactgcatcttttcccccacgctttcgatagcccaccaccctcgtcaagtactcgggcgagacagaTCCCGCGATTTGGCTCAATGACTatcgcctagcatgccagctgggcggtgcgacagacgacgcggtcatcatccgcaaccttcctcttcagcTTGcagacgccacacgaacgtggctcgagcacttgcccgcggaccagattcacaactgggccgacttagtcaagatctttgtgggcaacttccagggcacatacgtgcgccctgggaactcctgggacctcaaagggtgtctccagaagcccaatgagtccctgcgtgactacgtgcggcgcttctccaagcagtgcaccgagctccccagcgtcacccacgtcgaggtcatcaacgccttcctcgagggtacgacgtgcaggaacctggtgcacgagcttgcgagaagctgacccgccaacaccaacgagttgttcgacgccgccaccaactacgctgccggcgaggaggctgttggtgccattttcgacgataagccgaacaagcgcaaggaagatgcgcccgcggagggcagcaatgccaagcccaacgcccccgccaaaaaacaaaagcgggggaggaagggaaagaagccggtcccgccGAACCAACGCGGATCGGggcgggcagaggactccgaggaggccttcgctgtcgccccggaccgcaaaggacatCGAggccctcgaggcggtggcggcctgttcgacgacatgcttaagaagccgtgtccttaccacaagggctcggtcaatcataccctcgagcagtgcgagatgctcaagaactATTACAACAGCGTCGCGCAtcacgacgaggacaagaaaaaggatgctggcgacaaaggtggagatgacgaattcccccggtggagaacgccttcttcatcttcggaggaccaacgacgaacataacctctcggcagcgcaagcgtgagcgccgggaagtcttctttgtcaccaaggccacgccatcctacctcgactggtcgaaggacaccatttcctttggctgcgaggaccaccccgactacgtcccgcatccgggatgGTACCCGCTcattgtcgaccccatcatcggcaacacccgcttctccaaggtgctcatggacggaggcagcagcctaaacatcatgtacgcccataccttggagctcatggggattggattgaacaagcttcgcctcagcaagtcgccatttcatggcgttgcgccggggaagcgcgtccaacccctcgaccggatcgatctgcctgtctgcttcggcacggcagccaacttccgcaaggaagtactcacctctgaggtggtggggtttcggggatcttatcatgccattcttggacgtccctgctacgccaagttcatggccatccccaactacacctacctcaagttgaagatgccgggtccgaagggcgtcatcaccgtcggctcttcgttcgagcatgcctacgagtgtgacatcgagtgcgttgagcacgcggaggctcaagcggaggacgaggccctcgcagccaccctcgacagaatggcaagcgaggccttggactccacgcaccgacacgcgggAAGCTTCGAAcctgccgagggtatcaagaaggtgccccttgacccgagccaccccgatgacaaggcgttgcagatcagcgccaccctcgacagcaaataggaagtggtgctcgtcgactctCTCCGTGCCAACAAAGACAttttcgcgtggagcccctcggacatgcctagcataccgagggaggtcgccgagcactcccttgatatccgacccaactccaagctggTGAAGCGGCGCCTGCGAcacttcgacgagctcaagcgccgggtgatcggcgaggagttgcagaaacttctggcggccgggttcatcaaggaggtattccatcccgagtggctagctaatcatgtattagtgaagaaaaagaacggaaactggaggatgtgtgtagattacactagcttaaataaaacATGTCTGAAGGTtccttttcctttgccacgtattgatcagATCGTAGATTCagctgcgggatgtgaacttttttcttttcttgatacttactccggttaccaccaaattaagataaaagagtccgaccagctcgcgacttcttttatcacacctttcggcatgtactgctatgttacgatgccctttggcctcaggaacgctggagctacatatcagcggtgtatgctccatgttttcggagaccatctcgggcggaacatagaggcatatgtcgacgatatcgttgtaaaatccaggaaggcggacgacctggttacTGATCTCAGGATCACATTCGGTTGCCTAtgagccaaaggggtaaaactcaaccccgagaagtgcatgttcggggtgcctcgaggcatgctcttgggcttcattgtctcccagcggggcatcgaacccaaccttGAGAAAGtatcggccatcactcggatgggaccgatccgagacctaaagggggtacagagggttatgggatgcctagcgtccctcagccggtTCATATCGCATCTCGGCGAGagaggcttacccctgtatcgactcttgagaaaaaccgagcgcttcacgtggacccccgaggcccaagaagccctcgacaggctgaaggcatcgctcactcacgcccccattctcacaccacccacggacggcgagcccctctatctatacatagctgcgatgacccaagtggtcagcgcagtGGTCGTTGTCgagagacaagaggagggccatgttctgcccgtccaacggccggtgtactacatcagcgaggtgttgtctgaaactaagacacgctatccgcagattcagaagctgctctacgcagtggatttggctcggcgcaagctgcgccactacttcgaggcccatctcgtcaccgtggtctcgtctttccctttgggagagatagtccgcaacagggaagccgagggtagaattgccaaatggtctgtggagctgatgggagaaactctcacctacgccccccgcaaagcgatcaagtcccaaatcttggccgacttcgtggctgaatggacggacattcagctacccccaccacaaatccaggccgaatgctggaccatgttcttcgacgggtcggtgatgaaaaccggcgccggtgccggcctccttttcatctcaccccttGGAGATCACATGCGATACGTGATACGCCTACACTTCCCTGCgtcgaacaacatggcggagtatgagggcCTCcgcagtggcctccgcatcgctatcgagctcggcgtcaaacgcctcgacgtgcgCAGTGACTCccaactcgtcatcgaccaagtgatggaGTCTAGttgccacgacccgaagatggaggcatactgcaaagcagttgttgacgttcactaacgcccccgatttgtgtaccgcaagcgcacggttcgtggtagcttttcccttagagtattcccccaaggtttatcaatctgtggatcgacaatgaacttactagggttttccatctaatctaacggatctatcctaacatgaagcattaattgcatataaaagatgaacctttgatagatatgagtgatgtacgaaggttgatctcatccatgaacatcagtaaggataaagcatgaccgaaggcatgactaaacctatcacacgcattctagttgtagttctagctaaacgagtaagctcaacatgcatctcatccaaagcctctttaaatcaaaacctccaatccgatccctcgatacccaacctacttagtggcaacggcctgtcacgacgccacccctttcaacgggataccctgaagcaagtcgaaccccctttgggtagatccggtatgaactcctagccaccatagctacaagaacaccccatgcaatctatctcgagaatagatctaggaataagcgcacccaaagcaagaacaaaatcgaaagaggagagacatgatcactaaatagatcggatgacatgaagacattactcacataatagattcgtttggatcgccaccaccgtgTATACaacattgacgactccaactagctcatgaactccaccatgacacaaccacgcagggaggccatggcggctagggatggcctaagccatctcctagacaacttcgaagacttgcggcggccgtcgtctccctccggtcttggccctaggtt
The nucleotide sequence above comes from Panicum virgatum strain AP13 chromosome 3K, P.virgatum_v5, whole genome shotgun sequence. Encoded proteins:
- the LOC120697718 gene encoding uncharacterized protein LOC120697718, translated to MATAAGAAGAPRAQTLRDLAEEGKKRAVLLLVFAFGLAFLMSLTSSSVWFNLPFATALIILFRYISLDYDLRRKSTASTDQDISRPLVKMKSTELKKVLLTEKDGKSDWRSKVNSPPVEAAFEQFSRHLVTEWVTDLWYSRVTPDKEGPEELIAVVNTVLGEISVRARNVDLISLLTRDLVDLICNSLERYHFCQAKIGKEKFVNLPSERRDAELKMTLIAENKLHPALFSANAEYKVLQSLADGLISITVKPQDLQCTFFRCTARELLACAVLRPVMNLANPRFINERIESLALSRANKLEKGVEESMEDATTVKQRELSMPSIDELSALIDHSSPGVELVPFHQGQSNTASDIQPSRSKNPSNLKLESSNASLVGSLHPLESTSLPSTSHIASGNGFSLHSRSSDRASPNSRGREHAQPLGISSQRTHQALAPEHLENMWTKGKNYKFENAKHNAKAPIGSDSLRLSSSGQQPIPCSTSISQRQALLSQSEDQRLIRQSTAPTYSNGTNHMPKSLSAEIAEHAGQEDFGVESESSYATEDDELTNVTGLDSPVTRVWESKSKGNATSSHIHHPLESSGFHRAKKNRSHVGKLKMSRTSSGRKRSRSNAQKPPIWQEVDRSSFSVGDDLDILNASANDSKTDELVEDTESENMARMFSSANSSTFSLASTDSSYSSNYGGANVLQDSYLKLSCEVVGASIVKSGSGMFAVYSISVTDANGNSWSIKRRFRHFEELHRRLKEYFQYNLHLPPKHFLSSGLEVPVVRERCKLLDIYLKSLLQIPIVSSCIEVWDFLSVDSQTYIFTDSLSVIQTLSVSLDERSTGKNRKALNAPGVLNGNLISGGQSFHGHKDNTARKDLDFAVGDGLRSRKGIVEKNLANSAGNMTNSVCDTTSGSDPEQNDYSFSIDSVNPKKLRPSETNDTSQMLESDGFSVSPNDWVAPNLSVPLFHLVDVVFQLQDGGWIRRQAFWVAKQLLQLGMGDTFDDWLVDKIQLLRKGRIIAFTVKRIEQILWPDGIFMTKHPKRKTSPPPPGTRNNGMGNNLSDQQRLEAAHRANFVRELIIDKAPSPLVSLVGRKDYDKCAQDIYFFLQSPICLKQLALELLELLVLAAFPELDDTVRKWHEDKQQFRAL